From a single Acidobacteriota bacterium genomic region:
- a CDS encoding GGDEF domain-containing protein encodes MADPVVVLVAPAVHGGAAMKERLSSLGIRCELIDSSGPPRGWRAADGDLLLVLDPEGFSSSVPVLLSRRAGTRLEDLPVVVISAVSTVSPVDASQVDEILDPALPDSVLLARLRVWARWGGRARKIGELEARLRDAQEIDPVTGLPGHRSFQDRLDIEVRRSERYGSPLGLILADLDGTRFINDRYGHKTGDRVLREIGETLRHAVRDVDMVARYEGDQFGILLPEAAADTAAKVVSRLRHLVSSLIFRGESAAAGPSPLLKIHVHFGLAGLPDERLKGKSALLEAATADLERERATRTPPAILA; translated from the coding sequence GTGGCAGATCCCGTTGTGGTGCTCGTCGCGCCGGCCGTCCATGGCGGCGCGGCCATGAAAGAACGCCTCAGCTCGCTGGGAATCCGCTGCGAGCTCATCGACTCCTCCGGACCTCCGCGCGGGTGGCGCGCCGCCGATGGGGACCTCCTGCTCGTGCTCGATCCCGAGGGTTTTTCCAGCAGCGTTCCCGTCCTCCTGTCGCGTCGCGCCGGCACGCGGCTCGAGGATCTGCCCGTCGTCGTCATCAGCGCCGTGAGCACCGTTTCCCCGGTGGACGCCTCCCAGGTCGACGAGATCCTGGATCCCGCCCTGCCGGATTCCGTGCTCCTTGCGAGGCTGAGGGTCTGGGCGCGCTGGGGCGGACGCGCTCGGAAGATCGGCGAGCTCGAGGCGCGCCTGAGGGATGCGCAGGAGATCGACCCGGTCACGGGCCTGCCGGGTCACCGGTCGTTCCAGGATCGCCTCGACATCGAGGTCCGGCGATCCGAACGGTACGGCTCTCCGCTGGGTCTGATCCTGGCCGATCTGGACGGCACGCGGTTCATCAACGACCGGTACGGCCACAAGACCGGGGACCGCGTCCTCCGCGAGATCGGTGAGACGCTCCGGCACGCGGTGCGCGACGTCGACATGGTCGCGCGCTACGAGGGGGATCAGTTCGGCATCCTGCTCCCGGAGGCCGCCGCGGACACGGCGGCGAAGGTCGTCTCCAGGTTGCGGCACCTCGTCTCGAGCCTCATCTTTCGCGGCGAGTCCGCGGCGGCCGGCCCCTCACCGCTCCTGAAGATCCACGTCCACTTCGGCCTCGCCGGGTTGCCCGACGAGCGCCTGAAAGGAAAGAGCGCGCTGCTGGAGGCCGCCACCGCCGATCTCGAGAGAGAGCGCGCGACCCGCACCCCTCCGGCGATCCTCGCCTGA